The following DNA comes from Lutra lutra chromosome 14, mLutLut1.2, whole genome shotgun sequence.
ttggctcaggtcatgatcccagggtcctggaatcaagccccacatcaggcttcctgctcagcagggagtctgcttctctctctccatctgccctgctcatgttctcactctctctctctctcaaataaagaaaacttttttttaaaaaggcatcttCCCTACTACAAAAATGAGGCAACATTTCTCTCCTCTTGCCCATCACTCAGAATCCTTTGTAGAATCACTTCCATTAATGTTTGCAATAATCCAAGCTTGGGAAGGTGGCATTTGTTCATGTTGTTTTATagtgtcttttcttattttaaatggagTATTGGAGTAGagactttggaatcagaaagaTTTGGATTTGATTCTGAAAATACAACTTTCTTgttgtgtatcttcttttttttttttttttttcagttttataccTTTATTTGACAATCAGCGATTAGTTTTCATCCACATTAACTGTCTGTAGATTTTTGAAAGTGGTGACAGGTACATAGGTGACCAGTGTGTAGAGCTTGTTCGGGGAATCTTCATCCTCGTTACGTTTTCTGGACAACCGCACACGGATGCGGTATGGAACGTTCCTTATTCCTTTGGCCCAGACAGCTTTGTTGAGCCTTGTGTCAATGCGCACATCTGGAGTTCCCATCTCCTTCATGGCAAATTTCCGGATCTCTTTGAGTGCCCGAGGGGCACGCTTCTTGAAACCCACTCCATGGATGCGCTTGTGAATGTTGATGGTGTATTCTCTCGTCACTACCTCGTTGATGGCAGAACGGCCCTTCTTCTTCTCGCCACCCTTCTTCGCGGGAGCCATTCTGCCGGGCCCGGGTTGGAAAGGAAGTCTTGTTGTGTATCTTCTAATCTAAAGCAAACTCAACCTTTTTAggtctctgttttcttatctgtctaGTGGAGGTGACAATGTCTACCTTACAGAGTTGtgaaaactttaataaaataacttgTGCTTATTATATAGAGTAAGTACCTTTTTGTCTCccctgatgttttcttttctacttgCCTTGTGTAATAATCTGGCACACAGGTACCTCCTGGGTCACACTTCTTTCCACAGGGAAAATGAATGACATCACCTTGTGACTTTCTAGTTTTTAATGATCCTTGTATTAGTCATGTCCAAATCCCCCATTGGACTAGAACACTTTCATTTCTCTATAAGCCTCTGATGTTTGTGTCCCATATCCCCCTAGAATGTTAGAACCAAAAGGGGCCTTAGAATTGGTCCGTTTaatgtaatgttttcattttatagatgaaaaaaacagTGATCACAAAGGCTGAGATGATCTGTTCAAGGTCATTTGGTGAAGTAGTAGCAAAGCACAGATTCAAGTCTGTTCCAGCTCATCTTCCATTCTGTTATCTTACCTAGCAGGTGACATCGAAGACACCACAATTTTCCCTTGGTTAGCCTCCTgctaaattttaactttaaaaaaaaaatgggaaagaaattgatttttcttcCCACTCAATCCTGCCTCTAGATTATGcacctaattttttaaatcagagaataATGGAACAGGCATGATCATGGATGTATTTCAGAgtagcaaaagcaaaacaattcCGTGGATCTCAAACATCTTGCTAAAAACAATAATCTTTGCAGAGATCAGTAAGGAAACACTGGAGCCCTCCCAGACCACCCACATGGTCCTGTATCCAGGAACACCCAACAGGAAGTCAAAACTAAGACCCAGAAAGGAGGCTAATTAAAGCACACAGTGGGGAATGAAGCTGGCCGCCTGCAACACCAGTAACTAGTGTTCGCTCAAACAACTGTagcatggagagaagagaaagtaaaggaaaCTCCTCTGTTGTCATTCATTCCAAGAGAGGCATGCTATGATTTCTTTGATGTTCACCACAGGATGTCTGTGACAAGCAGCCAGGCCTGACAAGAGAGCTGCTCCGTGGAGAGGTCAACACGAAAACCAGATGATATCAGGAGAGATCGGTAAGGTGGACCGAAAGGTTACTACCTGGGTGATTTGGATGCAGAGTAAGTCTGTTTCCAAATGTCAGATTTGTTCAGCAACAAGGCACTGGAGTGGCTCAAACAGTGCCTGAAGATGGGCCATGGCCTCCTTGATTGAACCGGAGAACCCAAGCAGCCTCATGCTAACGGTGCTGACGGCCTGAAACAGCAAACCGCAGTGCTAGGTGGGCAGAACAGCAGCGACAGCGGAGAGGGTCCAGCTAAGAAGAGACCTCAGGGGGTGGAGGTGAACGAGGACTCTACTTAGGAGGGAAGTTCCTGactctctcccacttcctgctCACCTCTTCGTGGGCTCATGGGTCTTAACCTTGATAGTTCGCTTTGGGCCATACTAGTATCATCTACTACTGACCTCTTTGTGCTCCTACTCaagacttacagaaaagtgaGGAACATGAGCTCCTGCTTCTGTGTCACCTCCTGTGtccccagcagcagcagaggtTATATGGGAAGCTCCTCACCAACTCAACCCTAACACCATTCGTTGCTGCTGTTATCACAGTTCTGTTTGTACATGCCTCaagcccacccccccacccccttctatCCCCTGACACCCGCACCCCCAGCCCCATCTTTCTCTCAGAGAACACTACTCACTCCATGTTCTTCAATTCTTCATGATCCCTTTCCCTAACAATGCCTCTGCAATAgtctccgcccctccccaccccaccctccaagaTGACCAACAAAATATCCTGCGCTTCAGTGACTCCTGCAAGCACTGGGCTTTCTACTCACTCATTCCCTCCATTCGTGTCTTTGAAGGATATGCTTCTGGAGTATCGGTATCAGTGATTTGTGCTTATCTACGTAATACCAGTGCATCTCTTCACTCTTCTCATCCACATTTAACTCGGACTTAAATATCCCAGTGAGCTATCCacaatatgagaaaaataaaaaggttctcTAAGAGCCTCCTAATTTTCCCAAGACATATGCTGTAGTTGTTACTCTTAAGTATTATTGTAAACATTATTTAACAGTGCACTGGCTGCTGTGAAGAAACAGATATATTCCCTTCTCAGTGAGTTAACAagttaaatcagaaaaaaaaaagtgcacgtgtgtgtgtgagtgcacgtgtgtgtgtcagGGAAAGTAcaatgggagaggaaggaaaatactAAGGAGATTGGTAATTACTTTGTACGGGTGTTCAAGGTACATGGAGGGGTGTGTGCTTCTGAGCACGAGTTTCATAAACCTGGGAACCCACAGAAAGTACTTGTGAGACCCTTAGAGCATTGCTTGGATGACTTAAACTGGCAGCAAACTCATTTCCAACTGGAAAAGCGTTCTTCCACGCAGTTTAAACAGTCAGAGTTAATTGTTCTAATCCCTTTGAATAAACACCTCCAGGTCTCTGGATGGTGGTGGTTATTCCCTGACCATTCCCCAATGGGTCACAGCTTGCTGTAGACAGCGTGTCTCTGAGGATGGGCTATATATAACCCACAGGCATTTTCCCTACAGAAAAGAGTATGTTTCCAGGGTCCGCGAGATACGAGCCCGCCTTAGGTCTCTGTCATGGAGTTTACGGTCCAGTGGAGTGGACACACTTACATGTGTACCCGTGTGATTATGTGTTTAATTAGAACTGCTCTGGAGGCAAAGTCCTGGGAGCGCTCATGGCAGAGACCCAAGCTCTGGGAGGGGTGGTGGTCAGAGAAGTTTTCCCTCAGGATGGTGTGATTAAGTGATGGTAGAAGAGGTGAAGATGGATTaatcagagacagaaagggacTGAGGTGTTGGCAGCATCTGGAGGCCCATTAGCCCAGAAAGGGTGACACATTTGAGGCAATGGACAGTGGTCACTGAGGCTAGGATGCAGGCAAGTTGTAACTGGCTAGTCACAAGACTGGAGAGCCGAACAAGGGCCAGATCGGGCACAGTCCTGCAGCTCACATGGACAATTCTGAATTTTATTCCAAGAACAATGGCTAGTCACTGGGGGGGTGTGGATTTGTGGCCCGATAACTATAAAACATGGAGCAAGATTTGAATGTTTAAATCATTCGTACCTTTGGCTGACAGGAAGAAATAGTTCTTTGAATACTCCTCCAagttgtgtatttctttttacaaattcAGAATGTCCTGTGAGGCCTTTATCCTCTCAATGTCTatctggaaggcagctatgctcaccactataccaccaacgccaACCCTAAATGTCTATCTGGAATCCGTGCTCTTAACTGCCCTGACAGGACGGTGCATGGCGGatgagtctggttttgttttctggtgaCAGCAGAGACCTCTTGTGTGCTACATGTCTGCCCTCTTGTGTTTACTTAAGAATCGGCTACTTTGAAaccaaagtttgaaaataaagcaGCGTGGGAGTGTGAATGAGGGAGAAGGTGGATTGGGTCTGTAGGAGGGAAAACAGCATCTAAGTCATGACATGAAGAAGAGTAACGCTATCTTCCTCACCCTCACTCCCCGTTCCCCCAAGATGGGTATTAAAAACTTGGGTTTATGCAGGTTAACATGAATAGTCATGGAGTtttgaaatggattaaatattGATTTGAAGTTACCAGCCTAAAATTTGACCAAATCCATACAGATTACTGAAATCAACATCTTGAGGCACACTTTAGTTTAGAGAGagctcaatatttttttaaagatttatttatttattttagagagagagcttgtgcagggagaggggcagaaggtgagggagaggtagagacagaatctcaacccgactccctcctgagcatatagagcccaacatagggctccaactcatgaccttgagatcctgacctgaaatcaagagccagccacttaaccaactgagccacccaggcgccctgagagagCTCAATATTAAGAAGGAAATTTATTGTTGATTCTGAGCCACTTCTGCCTCCTCAGATACTTTCCAGGGGCCATTTTTCCCCAACTGGTCTGTCATCATTTCCTGGCACAGTCCCTTCTAGCTCTCCCCTCTCCTATCAGCCAGAAACAATGCCTCACCTACCCAGTCCATCTCctcactatatatttttctctctttttttacttcttataGATTTCTTTATGGAATGAAATTGAGTAAAGGGAATGTATGAAGAAATTGTACACAGTAATATTATGACAAGAAGAACTTCCTAAGAGTCCATCAATGACACGGTAGAATGAGTTTCCAGGAGAAATAAGAGGACAATCACCCAAGTTATTCAAAAATCAACTGGACAAAGTCTCCAAGAATGTGCCAGCAGGAAGCCCTAttggaatgaagaaaatgatcCTAAAAGGACTTCTCTCTCCTTGTCTTACTTTTTCCTGTAGGCTGAATTCTTTAACTCATATCCAAAGACAGCGAGATTCATTGCTTTCCTGTGGCCAAATTCATCAGAAACTAGAACAAAAGCTAGGGAGGGAAATATTAAAGAATCCCTTCTTCAACTATCAGGAAATGCCCTGGTCCCATGGAAGCAAATCAATGTGGGGCTTTCATTCTAGGCCTGCTCCTGACTCTGTGATCAAAGGAATTCTCTGAAAACAGGAGGGTAAATACTGCTAACATTTTTGGGTAAAAACTGCTATGTTATACATAGCTTCCTACAGTGTCTGCACATAATTTTTGTCCATCAACAAGTAAAGTTTTATCCCCCAAATAGCACCCGTTTTCCTATTTATGTTTATGGTGATTTCTCTGAattccatttgttatttttttgtgtacAGCCTTGCAGAGCTTTGCAGtcattttttcaaaatcaaaacatGTGATGTATGAGCATTACCATACAGGGGCAGATCAAGGTCCTTACCATCTAGCACCCTAGGTTCCAAGGAAGAATTGTGGTTTTCTATAGCACATGCTCAGATAAACGTAGCCTTTGACTTTACCCAAAATTTCAATGGAAAATCTACCATGATGTGATAATTTGATAACACCTCATACATAGAGCACCTGTACTTTATAAGCCCTTTCACAAATACCCACTGTTTCAATCTTCACTTTGAGTACTTAGTCCATTATATAAATGAGGGACGTGAAGCTCAAAAGGGGGAAATCATTTTCTCAACGAATGACACTGAGGTGGCAAGCTGCAGACCAAGACAAGCCTGGATCTGCCTCCAAAACCCCAactttgctgtgtaacaaactacaTCGACTAGAGGCTTAAACAACCCCCAgtcattatctcacagtttctgtggggcAGGAATCTGGGAATGGCTTACCTGGGCCCCTTACTCAGGGTCTCACGAGACTGCTGTCAAAATGCCAACCACACTGGGAAAGATCCGCTCAGGTTCCCTCTGGTTGTTAGCAGATTACGTGTGCTTGTGATTGTAGAACTCACAGTGGCTGGCTTCTTCAAGACAAGCAGGAGAGAGTCTCTGATCGCAGGGAGAGCCCCCAGTTTCTGTTTTAAGAGATTTCCCCTCATTGAGCCAGGCCTACCCAGAATAATCTCCCTTTCGATTAACTCAAAATCAACTAATTCAGGATGTTAATTGCATCTTCAAAAGTTACTTCATTTCTGTCATATTCTGTTGGCTAAAAGCAAATCACCAgtcctatacacacacacacacacacacacacacacacacacagaaaggaaatATAGAACAGGACTCACTGGGAGTCACCTTATGATACACAAAACACAGGCAGGGTACAGGCCAAAAGTTCTGATCAGTGTCAGTAAGTACTTTCATTTAGCcatattattttatcaattttcattaacttttagTACTTTCATTTAGCCATtattattttaccaatttttatGATCTTTATGATGAGGATCTATATCTCATACTTATCACCAGTTGATTCTCTTCTAGGTGTCAGCATCCTAATTAGGTTACATTTGAACACATACTGGTTTGTGAActtatttaatacataaaacCCAATTTATAGGTGAACCAAAAGGATCTCACAGTCCCCTAGCTGCTAAGTCTTACAATATGTGAATATTATTTAATCTTGCAAGAGGCAAACCTAAGGGTCCACAACCACAGTGCCTAAGAGTAACCTGAGCCTCCTGTAATGGACCACACCAACCCAGTTTCTGATGAAAGTATTTTCCCCATAGTCTTCCTTCCCTGCCAGTGTGTTTCAGTTCTCCAGTGCCAAGCAGGGACAATGATCAGTGGTCACCAAGGGGTCAGAGGATCAGGACCAAGTGTAGGACTCTTGCAAGAGTCTTTCTTAActttcatgtttaatttttgtctctttggGTTGAATAGTTAAGTGGTTTAGACATATCCCACAGCCTTGATTTCTAGTCTGCCAACAAGAAGTAGGAAGAGGTGTCTGTCTTCTATCCAAACTGGTCAATAGAGCAGGGAAGGACAAACACTGCTTGGGATCACTTACAACTCaatgaatgaaggaaacaaaGTAGAGAAGTAAGTGCCAGGAGTTAGGGGTCGAAAGAAATAGGGAGACACCAGTAAAAGGTGCAAACTTTCCATTAGAAGATAAATAAGGTCTGaagatctaatgtataacatggtgatcATAGTTGGATAACACTCTATCGTGTCACTGAAATTCGCCAAGAGCATCGGCTTAAATGTtttctcaagagaaaaagaaaaagtaagagtacctggatggctcagtcagttaagcatccaactcttcatctcagccggggaaatgatctcagggttgtgaagttGAGCGGCTCCATTGGACCAAGCTTagaattccctctctcccttgctctctgccccttctcccccaccccacccctactcatgcatgctctctgtctctgtctctatctctctaaaagaataataataaaattttaaaaattaaaaaagaaaaaaggaaaggtaaacATGTGAGGTGATGATATGCTAATTAACCCAATGAGGGAAAACTTTAACAATGTTTATGTCAAATCGTCATGTTATATGCTTtaaatatcttatgattttgtCAATTGTACACCAGTAAAACTGGAGGGAAAACTAGTTAATTGAGTACACAGTAGTTGGTGCTTTTACGATTTGGAGAGGTAATAAATGAGGGAGATGAACCAAATTAACTTTGCTGTAACTTATCCTCTAGTACTATAAGATACCAAATATGTTTGAGCACCATCTGTACCTTCTTCCTTGGGTTTCTACAGGTGCAAACATCCCTGGTCTGGAGTGACTTTGGCAAGGCTCCCTTTTCCATGTGGTATGATGATATTCTTTCATAGGCAGTCtgggaaaagacaaaataagtGATTGTACAGATCTGGAAAGATCCTCACCACCTTCTTGCTCTGAGAGTAAGTATGGAGGGGTGCTT
Coding sequences within:
- the LOC125085065 gene encoding 60S ribosomal protein L31, whose product is MAPAKKGGEKKKGRSAINEVVTREYTINIHKRIHGVGFKKRAPRALKEIRKFAMKEMGTPDVRIDTRLNKAVWAKGIRNVPYRIRVRLSRKRNEDEDSPNKLYTLVTYVPVTTFKNLQTVNVDEN